The proteins below come from a single Serratia fonticola genomic window:
- a CDS encoding NAD(P)/FAD-dependent oxidoreductase: protein MKYASVPLNQNQNGWLKPDLRPTVYPTLIGDTEADWVVVGCGFAGISFARRLASHDPKLKIIIVDAACAAESSSARNSGFIIGLPHNIGSSTAELKKAQSYRSLLQEGINQLTQQIEQQGIECEWENAGKYHCQVDAANQRVLKEYTDNLDAMNEPYQILDKEALYRKLGTRFYNKGIYTPSSILVNPASLIVGLANNLPDNVTMYNHTPVMAIRHGSVTQVVTPFGTIRAANVMLATNALSRELAPVTSQQAAMATFASITAPLTAEQRQKLPTMSSWGLTPVNAIAGATVRYTQDHRFLIRQHVTPALNGRITAAQTYQATLLHQQIFNKIYPQLRDVPLISTWSGTISVTRNGAPVWGELKKGIYTAGGCNGAGVSKQTIAGTLLADYALGIDHPLIGAMQQLGKANYLPPSPVLDIAIGVSLMKERYLGRKEV, encoded by the coding sequence TTGAAATATGCATCGGTGCCGTTAAATCAAAACCAAAATGGTTGGTTGAAACCTGACCTGCGCCCCACCGTTTACCCAACGCTGATCGGCGATACCGAGGCTGACTGGGTGGTCGTAGGCTGCGGCTTCGCCGGGATTTCCTTCGCCAGAAGGCTAGCCAGCCACGATCCTAAACTGAAGATCATCATCGTTGATGCGGCCTGTGCGGCTGAGAGTTCTTCGGCCAGAAATTCAGGGTTTATTATCGGGTTACCTCATAATATTGGCAGCTCTACGGCGGAGTTGAAAAAAGCCCAGTCGTATCGTTCTTTATTACAAGAAGGGATCAATCAATTAACCCAGCAAATTGAGCAACAGGGGATCGAATGCGAATGGGAGAATGCCGGCAAATATCACTGCCAGGTTGACGCCGCTAATCAGCGGGTGCTCAAAGAATATACCGACAATCTCGATGCCATGAACGAGCCTTATCAAATATTGGATAAGGAAGCACTGTATCGAAAATTGGGTACTCGTTTTTATAATAAGGGCATCTATACCCCAAGCTCGATCCTGGTTAATCCTGCCAGCCTGATCGTCGGCCTGGCAAATAATCTGCCGGACAACGTGACGATGTATAACCATACCCCGGTGATGGCGATCCGGCACGGTAGCGTGACGCAGGTGGTCACCCCCTTCGGCACGATTAGAGCGGCCAACGTGATGTTAGCCACCAACGCCCTCTCCAGGGAGCTGGCTCCGGTCACCAGCCAGCAAGCGGCAATGGCCACCTTCGCCAGCATCACCGCGCCATTAACCGCAGAGCAACGCCAAAAGCTGCCAACCATGAGCAGTTGGGGGCTAACGCCGGTCAACGCGATCGCTGGAGCAACGGTGCGCTATACTCAGGATCACCGTTTCCTGATCCGCCAACATGTGACGCCAGCCTTGAACGGCCGGATCACCGCTGCGCAGACCTATCAGGCGACCCTGTTGCATCAGCAGATTTTCAACAAGATTTACCCACAGCTGCGGGATGTGCCTCTGATCAGTACCTGGTCTGGCACCATCAGCGTCACCCGCAATGGCGCACCGGTTTGGGGCGAGTTGAAGAAAGGCATTTATACTGCCGGAGGTTGTAACGGCGCAGGCGTGTCCAAACAAACCATTGCCGGGACGTTATTGGCAGACTATGCGCTGGGGATCGACCATCCGCTGATTGGCGCGATGCAGCAACTCGGTAAGGCAAATTACCTGCCGCCTTCGCCAGTGCTGGATATTGCGATTGGCGTTTCTTTGATGAAAGAGCGCTACCTGGGGCGCAAGGAAGTCTAA
- a CDS encoding Zn-dependent hydrolase, protein MSYANQLRIQQHLEQLAEFTATPGEGTTRMSYSPQGQQARAYIKAQMEAAGLSVREDAIGNIFGKSQAQDPALPSVMIGSHFDSVPNGGAFDGPAGVVMGLEVAKLFQEHRLLPRYPLEVVALVEEEGASFGRGLLASCAIAGKVDAAELHRLRDSQGQSAAQCMAQVGFNADRVASVVREPQTLKAFIELHIEQGPVLEQEGLDVGLVDVIVGITQLVVTITGKAGHAGTTPMDRRHDALVAASQVIARVGDFAREAGDETVATTGKIQVFPNGANVIPSKVIFTVDIRSKRLDKLQQVVEQTKACIQQQVGAGITCQIEQPLLVEPTRLHSGIHSQLQKHSEALGLSHRTMVSGAGHDAMIFAGITDVGLVFVPSKDGLSHHPDEWTDYEQIQKGIDVIFQTVKEITEASSYD, encoded by the coding sequence ATGAGCTATGCAAATCAGCTGCGTATTCAGCAGCACCTGGAACAACTGGCCGAGTTCACCGCTACGCCGGGCGAAGGCACGACGCGTATGAGTTACAGCCCGCAGGGCCAACAGGCTCGGGCTTATATCAAGGCACAGATGGAGGCGGCTGGCCTCAGCGTACGTGAGGATGCCATCGGCAATATCTTCGGCAAGAGTCAGGCGCAGGACCCGGCATTGCCGAGCGTGATGATCGGCTCCCACTTTGACTCGGTGCCCAACGGTGGTGCATTCGACGGCCCCGCCGGAGTGGTGATGGGGTTGGAAGTGGCTAAACTGTTCCAGGAACATCGATTATTGCCGCGTTACCCGCTAGAAGTGGTGGCGCTGGTGGAAGAGGAAGGGGCCAGCTTTGGTCGTGGCCTGCTGGCTTCCTGTGCGATTGCAGGTAAGGTGGATGCCGCAGAGTTGCACCGCCTGCGGGATAGCCAGGGGCAATCGGCAGCACAGTGCATGGCACAGGTGGGTTTTAATGCCGATCGGGTGGCCAGCGTGGTGCGGGAGCCGCAAACCCTAAAAGCGTTTATCGAGCTGCATATTGAGCAAGGGCCGGTGCTGGAACAGGAAGGGTTAGACGTTGGCCTGGTAGACGTGATCGTCGGTATCACTCAGTTGGTTGTCACCATCACCGGTAAGGCCGGGCATGCGGGCACCACGCCAATGGATCGCCGCCACGATGCGTTGGTGGCCGCCAGCCAGGTGATCGCCCGCGTTGGCGATTTTGCCCGTGAGGCTGGTGATGAAACGGTCGCCACTACGGGGAAAATACAGGTGTTCCCTAACGGAGCGAACGTGATACCAAGCAAGGTGATTTTCACCGTCGATATCCGTTCCAAGCGGCTAGATAAGCTGCAACAGGTGGTCGAGCAAACCAAAGCCTGTATCCAACAGCAGGTTGGGGCGGGGATAACCTGCCAGATTGAACAACCGTTGCTGGTAGAGCCAACGCGTCTGCACAGCGGTATCCACAGCCAGCTACAAAAACACAGCGAAGCGCTGGGCCTGAGCCACCGGACCATGGTCAGCGGAGCCGGGCATGATGCGATGATTTTTGCCGGGATCACTGATGTGGGGCTGGTGTTCGTGCCCAGCAAGGACGGCCTGAGCCATCATCCCGACGAGTGGACCGACTATGAGCAAATTCAGAAAGGCATCGACGTTATTTTTCAAACGGTAAAAGAGATCACAGAGGCAAGCAGTTATGACTAA
- a CDS encoding CopG family ribbon-helix-helix protein, which produces MSKQAVFTMKLEAELRDTFMAAAEAEHRPASQVVRELMRQYIERHEYRHFLEEKVNAARHSIANGESVEHEDAKAIFAARRAKSSLDKTGA; this is translated from the coding sequence ATGAGTAAACAGGCCGTTTTTACCATGAAGCTTGAAGCCGAACTTCGCGATACTTTTATGGCTGCCGCCGAGGCGGAGCATCGCCCAGCATCACAAGTTGTTCGTGAGCTTATGCGGCAATATATTGAACGCCATGAGTATCGCCATTTTTTGGAAGAAAAAGTCAATGCAGCCCGTCACTCTATAGCAAACGGGGAGAGTGTTGAACATGAAGATGCCAAGGCTATTTTTGCAGCGCGAAGGGCAAAAAGTTCATTGGACAAAACAGGCGCTTGA
- the rtcR gene encoding RNA repair transcriptional activator RtcR: MKRRVVIGVLGTTLDKRGKRENRWSKWRPTVGLCQQPELPIDRLELLHQPRDKGMAQQVAEDIVAVSPATQVVLQEVALKDPWDLEEVYSAFLDFASRYPFDTENEDYLVHITTGTHVVQICWFLLTEARYLPAQLLQTAPGDKSDRPSPQGIYSVIDLDLSRYTALTSRFLHEQQRSVSFLKAGIETRNATFNTLIDQIERVALRSNAPMLLTGPTGAGKSFLAERIYQLRHSRHLVKGRFVAVNCATLRGDNAMSTLFGHVKGAFTGALQARAGLLREADGGVLFLDEIAELGLDEQAMLLKAIEEKTFFPFGADKEASSDFQLIAGTHRDMRDWIAQGRFREDLYARINMWTFPLPGLAERREDIEPNIDYELQRFARSNQTQVRFDKDARQRYLAFAHSPQAVWRGNFRELGSSIARMATLAEQGRINQPLVDEEIARLKSHWQGNTSVQLPVELADIDLFEQSQLETVLKVCRSSTSLSEAGRQLFAVSRQQKKQPNDADRLRKYLARFGLNWDEVRK; the protein is encoded by the coding sequence ATGAAACGCAGAGTCGTGATCGGAGTGCTGGGCACCACGCTGGATAAACGTGGCAAACGGGAAAACCGCTGGAGCAAGTGGCGGCCAACGGTGGGGCTGTGCCAGCAACCCGAGCTGCCGATCGATCGCCTGGAGCTGCTGCATCAACCGCGCGATAAAGGCATGGCGCAGCAGGTGGCGGAAGATATCGTGGCGGTTTCACCCGCCACTCAGGTGGTGTTACAGGAAGTGGCACTTAAGGATCCCTGGGATTTGGAAGAGGTGTACAGCGCCTTTCTGGATTTCGCCAGCCGCTATCCGTTTGATACTGAGAACGAAGACTATCTGGTGCATATCACCACTGGCACCCACGTGGTACAGATCTGCTGGTTCCTGCTGACCGAGGCACGTTACCTGCCTGCTCAATTGCTGCAAACCGCCCCCGGTGACAAAAGCGATCGCCCTTCCCCTCAAGGGATCTACTCGGTGATCGATCTGGATCTCAGCCGCTATACCGCCCTCACCAGCCGTTTCCTGCATGAACAACAGCGTTCGGTGTCGTTCCTCAAAGCCGGTATTGAAACGCGCAACGCCACCTTTAACACGCTGATCGACCAGATTGAACGTGTGGCCCTGCGCTCCAATGCGCCCATGTTACTCACCGGCCCCACCGGAGCCGGGAAATCCTTTTTGGCCGAGCGTATCTACCAACTCCGGCATTCGCGCCATCTGGTGAAAGGCCGTTTTGTCGCGGTGAACTGTGCCACCCTGCGCGGCGATAACGCCATGTCGACTCTGTTCGGCCATGTGAAAGGGGCATTCACTGGAGCATTGCAGGCACGGGCTGGCCTACTGCGTGAAGCCGACGGCGGCGTGCTGTTCCTTGATGAGATCGCCGAGCTGGGGCTAGACGAGCAGGCAATGCTACTGAAAGCCATCGAGGAAAAAACCTTCTTCCCCTTTGGGGCAGATAAGGAAGCCAGCAGCGACTTTCAACTAATTGCCGGTACCCACCGTGATATGCGCGACTGGATAGCCCAAGGCCGTTTCCGTGAGGATTTATACGCCCGTATCAATATGTGGACCTTCCCACTGCCCGGCCTGGCTGAGCGTCGCGAAGATATTGAGCCGAACATCGATTACGAGTTACAGCGCTTTGCCCGCAGCAACCAGACGCAGGTCCGGTTCGACAAAGATGCCAGACAGCGTTACCTGGCTTTTGCCCATTCCCCGCAGGCGGTCTGGCGCGGTAACTTCCGCGAACTGGGATCTTCCATCGCACGCATGGCAACGTTGGCGGAACAGGGGCGCATCAACCAGCCGTTAGTCGATGAAGAGATAGCTCGGTTGAAATCCCATTGGCAGGGGAATACCAGCGTGCAATTACCTGTCGAGCTTGCCGATATCGATTTGTTTGAGCAAAGCCAGTTGGAGACAGTGCTTAAAGTATGCCGATCTTCCACGTCACTTTCCGAAGCGGGTAGACAACTGTTTGCCGTCTCGCGCCAGCAGAAAAAGCAGCCCAATGATGCCGACCGGCTGCGTAAATACCTGGCGCGCTTTGGTCTGAATTGGGACGAGGTCCGAAAATAG
- the yjiA gene encoding GTPase produces the protein MKPIAVTILTGFLGAGKTTLLRHILNANHGYKIAVIENEFGEVPIDNALIGDRASRITTLSNGCICCSKSNELADALLDLLDGVDQGQLEFDRLIIECTGMADPGPITQTFFSHEVIGQRFLLDGIITLVDAVHADQQLNQFTISQAQVGYADRILLTKTDVATDNDALIQRLQLMNARAPVYKVTHGDIDLSVLFDIEGFVLNDKLNVAAPAPLFRRIPQAQNNIQSIVVYHDQPLELMQISEVMEGLLLKFADNLLRYKGILSIKDEPRRLLFQGVQRLYNADWDREWLPEEECKSTMVFIGIDLPEDEIRAGFTALG, from the coding sequence ATGAAACCCATTGCAGTCACCATCCTGACGGGCTTTTTGGGCGCAGGCAAAACCACCCTGCTGCGCCATATTCTGAATGCAAACCACGGTTACAAGATTGCCGTCATCGAGAACGAATTCGGTGAAGTGCCGATTGATAACGCGCTGATTGGCGACCGCGCCAGCCGTATCACCACCCTCAGCAACGGCTGCATCTGTTGCAGCAAATCCAACGAACTGGCAGACGCGCTGCTGGATCTGCTGGATGGCGTCGATCAGGGGCAACTGGAGTTTGACCGGCTGATTATTGAATGCACCGGCATGGCCGATCCCGGCCCGATCACCCAGACCTTCTTCTCGCACGAAGTCATCGGCCAACGCTTCCTGCTGGATGGGATTATCACGCTGGTGGATGCGGTACATGCCGATCAGCAGTTGAACCAGTTCACTATCTCGCAGGCCCAGGTGGGTTATGCCGACCGCATCCTGCTGACCAAGACCGATGTGGCAACGGATAACGACGCGCTGATCCAGCGTTTACAACTGATGAACGCCCGCGCACCGGTATATAAAGTGACGCACGGCGATATCGATCTCAGCGTGCTGTTCGATATCGAAGGCTTTGTGCTTAACGATAAGCTCAACGTGGCAGCACCGGCCCCACTGTTCCGCCGTATCCCGCAGGCACAGAACAACATCCAGTCGATCGTGGTGTACCACGACCAGCCGCTGGAACTGATGCAGATTTCCGAGGTGATGGAAGGTTTATTGCTGAAATTTGCCGATAACCTGCTGCGCTACAAAGGGATTTTGTCGATCAAAGACGAACCGCGCCGCCTGCTGTTCCAGGGCGTACAGCGTCTGTATAACGCCGACTGGGACCGTGAATGGCTACCGGAAGAAGAGTGCAAAAGCACGATGGTGTTTATCGGCATCGATTTGCCGGAAGATGAAATCCGCGCGGGGTTTACTGCGCTGGGTTGA
- a CDS encoding carbon starvation CstA family protein, translating into MKREGILKHLPWMLLGILGASCLGVIALRRGESISALWIIVASVAVYLVAYRYYSLYIATKVMQLDATRATPAVVNNDGLNYVPTNKNVLFGHHFAAIAGAGPLVGPVLAAQVGYLPGTLWLLGGVVLAGAVQDFMVLFISSRRNGASLGEIIKKEMGPIPGTIALFGCFLIMIIILAVLALIVVKALAESPWGVFTVCSTVPIALFMGVYMRFLRPGKVGEVSVIGIVLLIASIWFGGVIAHDPYWGPALTFKDTTITYTLIGYAFVSALLPVWLILAPRDYLATFLKIGVIVGLAIGIVILNPELKMPAVTQFVDGTGPVWKGTLFPFLFITIACGAVSGFHALIASGTTPKLLANEMDSRYIGYGAMLMESFVAIMALVAASIIEPGLYFAMNTPPAALGITMPDLHRLGTEDAPMIMASLRDVSAHAAATVSSWGFVITPEQILQTAKDIGEPSVLNRAGGAPTLAVGIAHVFHQVIPGANMGFWYHFGILFEALFILTALDAGTRSGRFMLQDLLGNFVPFLKKTDSLVAGIAGTAGCVGLWGYLLYQGVVDPLGGVKSLWPLFGISNQMLAAVALVLSTVVLIKMKRTKYIWVTVIPAVWLLICTTYAICLKLFSDNPQLEGFFYQASLYRNKIAEGSAELTAQQVANMNHIVVNNYTNAGLSILFLLVVYSIIFFGIKTAMAAHKNPKRTDQETPYVPVPEGGVKVSSHH; encoded by the coding sequence ATGAAACGCGAGGGAATTTTAAAACACCTCCCATGGATGCTGCTGGGGATACTCGGGGCTTCCTGCCTGGGTGTCATCGCATTGCGCCGTGGCGAAAGCATTAGTGCACTGTGGATCATCGTTGCTTCGGTAGCGGTCTACCTGGTGGCTTATCGCTACTACAGCCTCTACATCGCCACTAAGGTGATGCAGTTGGACGCCACCCGCGCCACACCGGCGGTGGTGAACAACGACGGCCTGAACTACGTCCCCACCAATAAAAACGTGCTGTTCGGCCACCACTTTGCGGCAATCGCCGGTGCGGGCCCGTTGGTTGGCCCAGTGCTGGCGGCACAGGTCGGCTATCTGCCCGGTACGCTGTGGCTGCTAGGCGGCGTGGTGTTGGCAGGGGCGGTACAGGACTTTATGGTGCTGTTCATCTCCTCACGCCGTAACGGTGCCTCATTGGGCGAGATCATCAAAAAGGAAATGGGGCCAATCCCAGGCACCATCGCGCTGTTTGGCTGCTTCCTGATCATGATCATCATCCTGGCGGTGCTGGCGTTGATCGTAGTGAAAGCCTTGGCCGAAAGCCCATGGGGCGTGTTCACCGTCTGTTCTACCGTGCCAATCGCGCTGTTTATGGGCGTGTACATGCGCTTCCTCCGCCCTGGCAAGGTGGGTGAAGTGTCGGTCATCGGTATCGTGCTGTTGATCGCCTCCATCTGGTTCGGCGGCGTAATTGCCCACGACCCATACTGGGGCCCGGCGCTGACCTTTAAAGACACCACCATCACCTATACGCTGATTGGTTACGCCTTCGTTTCTGCCCTGCTGCCGGTATGGCTGATCCTGGCTCCACGTGACTATCTGGCCACCTTCCTGAAAATCGGCGTTATCGTCGGGCTGGCGATCGGTATCGTGATCCTCAACCCAGAGCTGAAAATGCCTGCGGTAACGCAGTTTGTTGACGGCACAGGCCCGGTCTGGAAAGGCACCCTGTTCCCGTTCCTGTTTATTACCATCGCCTGTGGTGCCGTTTCCGGCTTCCATGCGCTGATCGCTTCAGGTACCACACCGAAACTGCTGGCCAACGAAATGGACTCCCGCTATATCGGTTACGGCGCCATGCTGATGGAATCTTTCGTCGCCATCATGGCGCTGGTCGCGGCTTCCATCATCGAACCTGGCCTGTACTTCGCCATGAACACCCCACCGGCAGCACTGGGCATTACCATGCCAGACCTGCACCGTCTGGGCACCGAAGATGCGCCGATGATCATGGCCTCTCTGCGTGATGTCTCCGCACATGCTGCCGCAACCGTCAGTTCCTGGGGCTTCGTGATTACCCCTGAGCAGATCCTGCAAACGGCCAAAGACATCGGCGAACCTTCGGTACTGAACCGTGCCGGTGGCGCACCAACTCTGGCAGTCGGTATCGCTCACGTGTTCCACCAGGTCATCCCTGGCGCAAACATGGGCTTCTGGTATCACTTCGGTATTCTGTTCGAAGCACTGTTCATCCTGACCGCACTGGATGCAGGTACCCGTTCCGGCCGCTTTATGCTGCAAGACTTGTTGGGTAACTTCGTGCCGTTCCTGAAGAAAACCGATTCGCTGGTGGCCGGTATTGCCGGTACTGCGGGCTGCGTTGGACTCTGGGGTTACCTGCTGTATCAAGGTGTGGTCGATCCATTGGGCGGCGTTAAGAGCCTGTGGCCGCTGTTCGGCATCTCTAACCAGATGTTGGCTGCGGTAGCACTGGTACTGAGCACCGTAGTATTGATCAAGATGAAGCGCACCAAGTACATCTGGGTGACCGTGATCCCAGCCGTTTGGCTGCTGATCTGTACCACCTACGCGATTTGCCTGAAGCTGTTCAGCGACAATCCGCAGTTGGAAGGCTTCTTCTACCAGGCCAGCCTGTACAGAAATAAAATCGCCGAGGGCAGTGCTGAACTGACCGCACAGCAGGTTGCCAACATGAACCATATCGTGGTGAACAACTACACCAACGCCGGTTTGAGCATCCTGTTCCTGCTGGTGGTGTATAGCATCATCTTCTTCGGTATTAAAACCGCCATGGCGGCGCACAAAAACCCGAAACGCACCGATCAGGAGACGCCATACGTGCCGGTTCCTGAGGGTGGCGTCAAAGTTTCGTCGCACCACTGA
- a CDS encoding M20 family metallopeptidase, protein MTNQAIAQSIKAHVEAMIAFRRDLHAHPELPWEEVRTTQKVAQALEEIGIPYRLTTPTGVIAEITGGQPGKTVALRADMDALPVQELNDSLSYKSQTDGKMHACGHDAHTAMLLTAAKALYENRESLRGNVRLIFQPAEEIAQGAREMVKQGAIEGVDNAFGMHIWTTSPSGKVSCNVGSTFASADLLKVKFKGRGGHGSMPEACVDAAVVASAFVMNVQAIVSRETSPLESAVVTIGKMEVGTRFNVIAENAVLDGTVRCFNVEARERIKAAIERYAEHTAAIYGATAQVEYTYGTLPVINEERSALLAQSVVRSAFGDEVLFAEKPTTGGEDFSFFIENIPGCFALLGCGNPEKGTDWAHHHGCFNIDEDVMATGAELYAQYAWSYLQQDAF, encoded by the coding sequence ATGACTAATCAAGCTATCGCGCAATCCATTAAAGCCCACGTGGAGGCGATGATTGCGTTCCGTCGCGATCTGCATGCTCACCCGGAACTGCCTTGGGAAGAGGTACGTACCACCCAGAAGGTGGCGCAAGCGCTGGAGGAGATCGGTATTCCTTATCGTCTGACGACGCCAACGGGCGTGATTGCCGAGATTACCGGTGGGCAGCCTGGCAAGACCGTGGCCCTACGCGCAGATATGGATGCGTTGCCGGTACAGGAACTCAACGACTCATTAAGTTATAAATCGCAAACCGATGGCAAGATGCACGCCTGTGGGCACGATGCTCACACCGCCATGCTACTGACGGCAGCGAAAGCCTTGTATGAAAACCGTGAAAGCCTGCGTGGCAACGTGCGGCTGATTTTCCAACCTGCCGAAGAGATTGCCCAGGGCGCACGTGAAATGGTGAAGCAGGGCGCGATCGAAGGCGTGGATAACGCGTTTGGTATGCATATCTGGACTACCAGCCCGTCGGGCAAGGTGTCTTGTAATGTCGGCTCCACTTTTGCTTCTGCAGATTTGCTGAAGGTGAAGTTCAAAGGGCGCGGCGGCCACGGCTCAATGCCAGAGGCCTGTGTGGATGCAGCGGTCGTTGCTTCGGCCTTCGTGATGAACGTGCAGGCGATCGTTTCCCGTGAAACTTCGCCGTTAGAGTCGGCAGTCGTTACCATTGGCAAAATGGAAGTCGGCACCCGGTTTAACGTGATTGCTGAAAATGCGGTGCTGGACGGCACGGTGCGCTGCTTTAACGTCGAAGCTCGTGAGCGTATCAAGGCGGCGATTGAGCGTTACGCAGAGCATACCGCGGCCATTTATGGCGCGACGGCGCAGGTGGAATACACTTACGGCACCTTGCCGGTGATCAACGAGGAACGCAGTGCGTTGTTGGCACAATCGGTAGTGCGTTCGGCCTTCGGCGACGAGGTGCTGTTTGCCGAAAAACCGACGACCGGCGGTGAGGACTTCAGCTTCTTTATTGAAAATATCCCCGGTTGCTTTGCTCTGTTAGGCTGCGGCAACCCAGAAAAAGGCACCGACTGGGCGCACCACCACGGCTGCTTCAATATTGATGAAGACGTGATGGCGACCGGCGCGGAGTTGTATGCGCAGTATGCCTGGAGCTATTTGCAGCAGGATGCGTTTTAA
- a CDS encoding lysozyme inhibitor LprI family protein — MIARLQRANPHRSTTLASHPLSRLLLCLCLAFGANTTVQAASFDCAKATSDVEHSICNNPDLSSLDGQLSENYQAAMASLPGDQADALRTEQRSWLKLRDACNAQENCLSDLFSQRAAQLQNTAKQAASALDNIIASIPADPAAAAQQLQQYRGPLASAWLIYLHQFAPASKITDAEVKTRHQNVIKAMNDDTFSQSVLRDIENDPKTGHDVAVLTLLRMTIERAGYENADGRPYVHCFIFKQQGSAAYEAFGALYGSSRDSQAPICSPQGDLFERPAWQQLTKLIEPMIGKASENSGTIRFASYADWAMFRLRATVSPEDFLKPSQNTPATGDPAQIIRSWSDDKVWPKEQREQVLVAIEPARLATMGWLQTEKHFSASDAAKAADAIVNTWLSDRMDFIGEMSGPED, encoded by the coding sequence ATGATCGCCAGGCTTCAACGCGCTAACCCTCACCGTAGTACAACATTGGCCAGCCATCCTTTATCGCGCTTGTTGCTCTGCCTATGCCTGGCGTTCGGGGCCAATACGACGGTGCAAGCCGCCTCTTTCGACTGTGCCAAAGCCACCAGCGATGTCGAGCATAGCATCTGTAATAACCCGGATCTGAGCAGCCTAGACGGACAGCTGAGCGAAAATTACCAGGCGGCGATGGCAAGCCTGCCAGGGGATCAGGCCGACGCGTTACGCACCGAGCAACGTAGCTGGTTGAAGCTGCGGGATGCCTGCAACGCTCAAGAAAACTGCCTGAGCGATTTATTTAGCCAACGCGCCGCCCAGTTGCAGAACACCGCCAAGCAGGCCGCCTCGGCGCTAGATAACATCATCGCCAGCATTCCGGCAGACCCAGCCGCTGCGGCACAGCAGTTGCAGCAGTATCGCGGCCCGCTGGCCTCCGCCTGGCTGATTTACCTGCATCAGTTTGCGCCCGCCAGCAAGATCACGGATGCCGAAGTAAAAACCAGGCACCAAAACGTGATCAAGGCGATGAACGACGACACATTCTCCCAGTCAGTGTTACGTGATATCGAGAACGATCCCAAGACCGGCCATGATGTTGCGGTTTTGACGCTATTGCGTATGACCATTGAGCGAGCCGGGTATGAAAACGCCGATGGCCGCCCCTATGTGCACTGTTTTATCTTCAAGCAACAGGGCTCAGCGGCTTATGAAGCCTTTGGGGCATTATATGGATCGTCTCGTGATTCACAGGCTCCCATTTGCTCACCGCAGGGAGATCTGTTCGAACGGCCAGCCTGGCAGCAACTTACTAAATTAATAGAACCGATGATTGGCAAGGCCAGTGAAAATAGCGGCACCATTCGCTTTGCCAGCTATGCCGATTGGGCGATGTTCCGCCTGCGCGCCACCGTTTCTCCCGAGGATTTCCTTAAACCAAGCCAGAACACGCCAGCCACGGGCGATCCTGCACAGATAATCCGCAGTTGGTCTGACGATAAGGTTTGGCCGAAAGAACAACGCGAGCAGGTGCTTGTCGCCATCGAACCAGCACGTCTGGCGACCATGGGCTGGCTGCAAACCGAGAAGCATTTCTCGGCCAGCGATGCGGCCAAAGCCGCCGATGCGATAGTGAACACCTGGCTCAGTGACAGAATGGACTTTATCGGCGAGATGAGCGGGCCGGAGGACTGA
- the idi gene encoding isopentenyl-diphosphate Delta-isomerase, with product MTQQHVVLLDEQGQPTGVMEKYAAHQRQTPLHLAFSSWIFNPQGELLITRRALSKKAWPGVWTNSVCGHPQWQESAEHAIEQRCLYEVGLSVEQITAVAPDFRYCETDASGIMENEICPVYAALATGAVAARADEVMDFHWVDLPALIAAVAATPWAFSPWMGQQLANAKTEQNLIAFATRTST from the coding sequence ATGACCCAGCAGCATGTCGTTTTACTTGATGAACAAGGTCAACCCACCGGCGTGATGGAAAAATATGCGGCCCACCAGCGACAAACGCCCCTGCATCTGGCTTTCTCCTCCTGGATCTTCAACCCGCAGGGCGAGTTACTGATCACCCGTCGAGCTCTGAGCAAAAAAGCCTGGCCCGGCGTTTGGACCAACTCGGTGTGTGGCCATCCGCAGTGGCAAGAGAGCGCCGAACACGCCATCGAGCAACGCTGTCTGTATGAAGTGGGCCTGAGCGTTGAACAGATCACCGCCGTCGCCCCCGACTTTCGCTACTGCGAGACCGACGCCTCCGGCATTATGGAAAACGAAATCTGTCCGGTTTACGCGGCATTGGCTACGGGTGCCGTTGCAGCCAGAGCAGATGAAGTGATGGACTTCCACTGGGTTGATTTACCCGCGTTGATCGCAGCGGTAGCGGCAACCCCCTGGGCCTTCAGCCCTTGGATGGGACAGCAGTTGGCGAATGCCAAAACGGAGCAAAACCTGATCGCCTTCGCCACTCGCACTTCCACCTAA
- a CDS encoding YbdD/YjiX family protein, with protein sequence MFGNLGQAGKYLGQAARMLVGVPDYDTYVQHMKDNHPDKPVMTYKEFFRERQDARYGGDGKGGMRCC encoded by the coding sequence ATGTTCGGAAACCTCGGCCAGGCGGGTAAATATCTCGGGCAAGCCGCACGCATGTTAGTGGGCGTGCCTGACTACGATACCTACGTCCAGCATATGAAAGACAACCATCCGGACAAACCGGTGATGACCTATAAAGAATTTTTCCGCGAACGCCAGGATGCCCGCTACGGTGGCGATGGCAAAGGCGGTATGCGCTGTTGCTAG